From Alphaproteobacteria bacterium, the proteins below share one genomic window:
- a CDS encoding acyl dehydratase → MRTLGGGMYYTDLKVGERFRTVDRTIFEADLINFITCTGLQEGLFNSLEYIEKHSPTGKRLVPGALVYSYAEGLLVPVSIQGTGMAFLGMTLNINAPTFVNDTIHVECEVTEVRPTSKDPTRGLVRTMNLVKNQHGETVLTYDPLRMMRGRP, encoded by the coding sequence ATGCGCACCCTGGGCGGCGGCATGTACTACACCGACCTCAAGGTCGGTGAGCGCTTCCGGACGGTCGATCGCACGATCTTCGAGGCCGACCTGATCAACTTCATCACCTGCACCGGGCTGCAGGAGGGGTTGTTCAACAGCCTCGAGTACATCGAGAAGCACTCGCCCACCGGCAAGCGGCTGGTGCCGGGCGCGCTGGTCTACAGCTATGCCGAGGGGCTGCTGGTGCCGGTCTCGATCCAGGGCACCGGCATGGCGTTCCTCGGCATGACGCTGAACATCAACGCGCCGACCTTCGTCAACGACACCATCCATGTCGAATGCGAGGTGACGGAGGTGCGGCCGACCTCGAAGGATCCGACGCGCGGCCTGGTGCGCACCATGAACCTGGTGAAGAACCAGCACGGCGAGACGGTGCTGACCTACGATCCGCTGCGCATGATGCGCGGCCGGCCCTGA
- a CDS encoding lysophospholipase, which produces MISTACAAIASILVRNRADHRRRRPTIKRGTVALLGALLAAACSPVEVPAGPAVATPSLQGSRIVAVDGEILPLRSWPARDGKPRAVILGLHGFGDYSNAFDMPGKRWAEAGITTYAYDQRGFGDGPNRGRWPATEALVGDARTALKLIAARHPGVPLYLMGESMGGAVALTMLGERARNAGEAVPLAGAILIGPAVRSRDTVGAVARAGAWFFAHVLPWLPTGPTSIDFQPSDNKAMLKKYASDPKVLRQHRLDMGWGLLDLMDQAKAATPLIDVPYLLLYGAKDRLVPEGPMRAAIGQMPVRPDSRIAVYPRGYHMLLRDLDAAKPQGDVLAWIADKSARLPSGADAERPDLLAAWGNAR; this is translated from the coding sequence ATGATCTCCACCGCCTGCGCCGCCATCGCCTCTATCCTCGTCCGCAATCGCGCGGATCATAGACGGCGCCGTCCGACGATCAAGCGTGGCACGGTCGCGCTGCTGGGCGCGCTGCTCGCCGCCGCATGCTCGCCGGTCGAGGTCCCCGCCGGGCCGGCCGTCGCCACGCCCAGCCTGCAGGGTTCGCGGATCGTCGCCGTCGACGGCGAGATCCTGCCGTTGCGCTCCTGGCCGGCCCGTGACGGCAAGCCGCGCGCGGTGATCCTGGGTCTGCACGGCTTCGGCGACTACTCCAACGCCTTCGACATGCCGGGCAAGCGCTGGGCCGAGGCCGGCATCACCACCTATGCGTACGACCAGCGCGGCTTCGGCGACGGCCCCAACCGCGGTCGCTGGCCGGCGACCGAGGCTTTGGTGGGCGACGCGCGCACGGCGCTGAAGCTGATCGCCGCGCGCCATCCCGGCGTGCCGCTCTACCTGATGGGCGAGAGCATGGGCGGCGCCGTGGCCCTGACGATGCTGGGCGAGCGCGCCCGGAACGCGGGCGAGGCGGTGCCATTGGCCGGCGCCATCCTGATCGGACCGGCGGTGCGCTCGCGCGACACGGTGGGCGCCGTGGCGCGCGCTGGTGCCTGGTTCTTCGCCCATGTCCTTCCCTGGCTGCCGACGGGGCCGACCTCGATCGACTTCCAGCCCTCCGACAACAAGGCGATGCTGAAGAAGTACGCCAGCGATCCCAAGGTGCTGCGCCAGCACCGGCTCGACATGGGCTGGGGCCTGCTCGATCTCATGGACCAGGCCAAGGCGGCGACGCCGCTGATCGACGTGCCCTATCTGCTGCTCTACGGCGCAAAGGATCGTCTTGTTCCCGAGGGACCGATGCGCGCGGCGATCGGCCAGATGCCGGTACGGCCCGATTCGAGGATCGCCGTCTATCCCAGGGGCTATCACATGCTGCTGCGCGACCTCGATGCGGCGAAGCCGCAGGGCGACGTGCTGGCCTGGATCGCCGACAAGAGCGCGCGCCTGCCCTCGGGCGCCGACGCCGAGCGGCCCGACCTTCTGGCCGCCTGGGGCAACGCGCGCTGA
- a CDS encoding sel1 repeat family protein: MRAEVFPKPELPGHAVLRLYGTDASPEGMTLLIERRQGPDRFLSETGWQRTESWLQPQRIDAFNGGLDLHVGPRVCDLVAGMTVRLAIREPDVGMVDTTVAAWPAMQTSGAHDPDRQASDSVAGRTDKELRQARPRDEQATVIAARPVLPEPEPEPEASPFIEPTLPAAFTPQPDPLERPSVLSQREAPKSSLPLVLGLVFGLLFLIVAAGGAYWWFVLRDKAPVVDKPIDKPIDKPTGKTGQDSAQGKPDYTTPIRKQVEDILAAKPTPEQLVEHGKRFLRNGQLEGAFLVWRTAADQGHPPAAFELAGFYDPVNPIPHTPFPLNAERAAGLYETAAKAGIVPAMARLGMLYAQGADGFPADKAKARDWLKQAADKGDADARKALDTL, encoded by the coding sequence ATGCGCGCCGAGGTCTTTCCCAAGCCCGAGCTGCCCGGCCACGCCGTATTGCGGCTGTATGGCACCGATGCCTCTCCCGAGGGCATGACCCTGCTGATCGAGCGTCGGCAGGGGCCGGATCGATTCCTCTCGGAGACCGGCTGGCAGCGCACCGAGAGCTGGCTGCAGCCGCAGCGCATCGACGCCTTCAATGGCGGGCTGGATCTGCATGTCGGCCCGCGCGTCTGCGATCTTGTCGCCGGTATGACGGTGCGCCTGGCAATCAGGGAGCCGGACGTCGGCATGGTCGACACGACGGTGGCGGCGTGGCCGGCGATGCAGACCTCCGGCGCGCATGACCCGGATCGGCAGGCGTCGGACAGCGTCGCCGGCCGTACCGACAAGGAACTGCGCCAGGCGCGGCCGCGCGACGAGCAGGCGACCGTAATCGCGGCGCGGCCGGTGCTGCCCGAGCCCGAGCCGGAACCGGAGGCGTCGCCCTTCATCGAGCCGACGCTGCCGGCCGCCTTCACGCCGCAACCCGACCCGCTCGAGCGGCCCTCGGTACTGAGCCAGCGCGAGGCGCCGAAATCGAGCCTGCCGCTGGTCCTCGGCCTGGTCTTCGGCCTGCTGTTCCTGATCGTCGCGGCGGGCGGCGCCTATTGGTGGTTCGTCCTGCGCGACAAGGCGCCGGTGGTCGACAAGCCGATCGACAAGCCCATCGACAAGCCGACGGGCAAGACCGGCCAGGACAGCGCGCAGGGAAAGCCCGACTACACGACGCCTATCCGCAAGCAGGTCGAAGACATCCTTGCGGCCAAGCCCACGCCGGAACAGCTGGTCGAGCACGGCAAGCGGTTCCTGCGCAACGGGCAGCTCGAGGGCGCGTTCCTGGTGTGGCGCACAGCCGCCGACCAGGGCCATCCGCCGGCGGCCTTCGAGCTGGCGGGTTTTTACGACCCGGTCAACCCGATCCCGCACACGCCGTTCCCGCTCAATGCCGAGCGCGCCGCAGGCCTCTACGAGACCGCAGCCAAGGCCGGCATCGTGCCGGCGATGGCGCGGCTGGGCATGCTCTACGCCCAGGGCGCAGACGGCTTCCCGGCCGACAAGGCGAAGGCGCGGGACTGGCTCAAGCAGGCGGCCGACAAGGGCGACGCCGACGCCAGGAAGGCGCTCGACACGCTGTAA
- a CDS encoding phytanoyl-CoA dioxygenase family protein: MISDNDIERYREDGAVCLRGLFSMEWIERLRRAIDEDMATPGPMKRINTPEGKPGLFFVDFQLWQRHADCRAFVFESPAAEIAARLMGSREVVYYHDHLLVKEPGTIERTPWHHDQPYYPVDGAQIVSLWLPLDPVARETCVEYVRGSHRWGRWFQPKFFRQGGVDLQVEDPRFEKLPDIDAERDRHEFLAWDMEPGDVIAFHALTLHGAAGNISMQRRRRAWATRWCGDDARYAQRVGQISPPLEGHGLQPGDLLECAMFPRVWPR, encoded by the coding sequence ATGATCAGCGACAACGACATCGAGCGCTATCGCGAGGACGGCGCGGTCTGCCTGCGCGGGCTGTTCTCGATGGAGTGGATCGAGCGCCTGCGCCGAGCCATCGACGAGGACATGGCCACACCCGGCCCGATGAAGCGCATCAACACGCCCGAGGGCAAGCCCGGCCTGTTCTTCGTCGACTTCCAGCTCTGGCAGCGCCACGCCGATTGCCGCGCCTTCGTCTTCGAATCGCCCGCCGCCGAGATCGCCGCGCGGCTGATGGGCTCGAGGGAGGTTGTCTACTATCATGACCATCTGCTGGTGAAGGAGCCGGGCACGATCGAGCGCACGCCCTGGCATCACGACCAGCCCTACTACCCGGTCGATGGCGCGCAGATCGTCTCGCTGTGGCTGCCGCTCGATCCCGTGGCGCGTGAGACCTGCGTCGAGTACGTGCGTGGCTCGCATCGCTGGGGCCGCTGGTTCCAGCCGAAATTCTTCCGCCAGGGCGGCGTCGACCTGCAGGTCGAGGATCCGCGCTTCGAGAAGCTGCCCGACATCGACGCCGAGCGCGACCGGCACGAGTTCCTCGCCTGGGACATGGAGCCGGGCGATGTCATCGCCTTTCACGCCCTGACGCTGCACGGCGCCGCCGGCAATATCTCGATGCAGCGCCGTCGCCGCGCCTGGGCGACGCGCTGGTGCGGCGACGACGCGCGCTATGCGCAGCGGGTCGGCCAGATCTCGCCGCCGCTGGAAGGCCACGGCCTGCAGCCGGGCGATCTGCTCGAGTGTGCGATGTTCCCCAGGGTCTGGCCGCGCTGA
- a CDS encoding crotonase/enoyl-CoA hydratase family protein, whose product MAKVLVERSGTTTIVTINRFAEARNAVDPETAVLLREAFLAFDADDGQSVAILTGAGGAFCAGFDLKSAAQGGGNRYEPEGVGPMGPSRLLLGKPVIAAVEGHAVAGGLELALWCDMRVASASAKFGVFCRRWGVPLVDGGTVRLPRLIGQSRALDMILTGREVGAEEALAWGLANRLVPAGQALSEALALAGQLARFPQVCMRSDRLSSYEQWNLDIVEALKNEGRRGLPAILQETRAGAARFASGKGRGGSFADL is encoded by the coding sequence ATGGCCAAGGTCCTGGTCGAACGGTCGGGCACGACCACCATCGTCACCATCAACCGCTTCGCCGAGGCGCGCAACGCCGTCGATCCCGAGACCGCGGTGCTGCTGCGCGAGGCCTTCCTCGCCTTCGATGCCGACGACGGCCAGTCGGTGGCGATCCTCACCGGCGCGGGCGGCGCCTTCTGCGCCGGCTTCGACCTCAAGAGCGCCGCGCAGGGCGGCGGCAATCGCTACGAGCCCGAGGGCGTCGGCCCGATGGGCCCCTCGCGCCTGCTGCTGGGCAAGCCGGTGATCGCCGCCGTCGAAGGCCATGCCGTGGCCGGCGGGCTGGAGCTGGCTTTGTGGTGCGACATGCGTGTCGCCTCGGCGAGCGCGAAATTCGGCGTGTTCTGCCGGCGCTGGGGCGTGCCGCTGGTCGATGGCGGCACCGTGCGCCTGCCGCGCCTGATCGGCCAGAGCCGCGCGCTCGACATGATCCTCACCGGCCGCGAGGTCGGCGCCGAGGAGGCGCTGGCCTGGGGCCTCGCCAACCGACTCGTACCCGCCGGCCAGGCTTTGAGCGAGGCGCTGGCGCTCGCCGGGCAGCTGGCGCGCTTCCCGCAGGTTTGCATGCGCAGCGACCGGCTGTCGTCGTACGAGCAGTGGAATCTCGACATTGTCGAGGCGCTGAAGAACGAGGGACGGCGCGGCCTGCCGGCGATCCTGCAGGAGACGCGCGCCGGCGCCGCGCGCTTCGCCTCGGGCAAGGGCCGCGGCGGCAGCTTCGCGGATCTGTGA
- a CDS encoding zinc-finger domain-containing protein: MAAQAVEIIEVETDRVGCDGGGGALGHPKVYLNLGKDGHIDCPYCGRRYVLKAGAKGAEHH; encoded by the coding sequence ATGGCGGCGCAGGCGGTGGAGATCATCGAGGTGGAGACTGACCGGGTCGGCTGCGATGGCGGCGGCGGGGCGCTGGGCCATCCCAAGGTGTACCTCAATTTGGGCAAGGATGGGCACATCGACTGCCCCTATTGCGGCCGCCGCTACGTCCTGAAGGCCGGCGCCAAGGGCGCCGAGCACCACTGA
- a CDS encoding NADPH:quinone oxidoreductase family protein, giving the protein MRALVCHEYGSYENLRIDDVPAPAMKPGHVRIGVRAAGVSFAAMLGVQGKHQNKPKLPYIPGNEVAGVVLETAPDVGELKVGDRVVGPASSGGFAQEALAPAANLHRMPDGLEFAAATNFPTLYPTAYGALRWKANMQPGEVLLVHGAGGGSGLTGVEIGKAMGATVIATAGGTDKLAAAKALGADHLIDSRAEDIRARVLEITDGRGVDVVYDPVGGDVWDASLRCVAPNARMIPMGFASGRIPQIPANILLVKNVTVIGFYYGYYNGWTGRPGETFDEADVARRRGMVREAFHEMFRWFEQGRLKPPVAGVFPLDQWVPAFRLIEDRKVVGKAALDPNA; this is encoded by the coding sequence ATGCGCGCGCTGGTCTGTCACGAGTATGGGTCGTACGAGAATCTGAGGATCGACGACGTGCCGGCCCCGGCGATGAAGCCGGGCCACGTCCGCATCGGCGTGCGCGCCGCCGGCGTCAGCTTCGCCGCCATGCTGGGCGTGCAGGGCAAGCATCAGAACAAGCCGAAGCTGCCCTATATCCCCGGCAACGAGGTCGCCGGCGTGGTGCTGGAGACGGCGCCTGACGTCGGCGAGCTGAAGGTCGGCGATCGCGTCGTCGGCCCGGCGTCGAGCGGCGGCTTCGCGCAGGAGGCGCTTGCGCCGGCGGCCAACCTCCATCGCATGCCGGACGGGCTGGAGTTCGCCGCCGCGACCAACTTCCCGACGCTCTATCCGACCGCCTATGGCGCGCTGCGCTGGAAGGCGAACATGCAGCCCGGCGAGGTGCTGCTGGTGCACGGGGCCGGCGGCGGCTCGGGGCTGACCGGTGTCGAGATCGGCAAGGCGATGGGCGCCACGGTGATCGCCACCGCCGGCGGCACCGACAAGCTGGCGGCGGCCAAGGCGCTGGGCGCCGACCACCTGATCGATTCGCGCGCCGAGGACATCCGCGCGCGCGTGCTGGAGATCACCGACGGTCGCGGCGTCGACGTGGTCTACGATCCCGTCGGCGGCGACGTCTGGGACGCCTCGCTGCGCTGCGTGGCGCCCAACGCGCGCATGATCCCGATGGGCTTCGCCAGCGGCCGCATCCCGCAAATCCCGGCCAACATCCTGCTGGTCAAGAACGTCACGGTGATCGGCTTCTACTACGGCTACTACAACGGCTGGACCGGCCGGCCGGGCGAGACCTTCGACGAGGCCGATGTCGCGCGCCGGCGCGGCATGGTGCGCGAGGCCTTCCACGAGATGTTCCGCTGGTTCGAGCAGGGCAGGCTCAAGCCGCCGGTCGCCGGCGTCTTCCCGCTCGACCAGTGGGTGCCGGCCTTCCGCCTGATCGAGGACCGCAAGGTCGTCGGCAAGGCCGCGCTCGATCCCAACGCATGA
- a CDS encoding ATP-binding cassette domain-containing protein, producing MGDVEDGLPCPSSTSPIRQRFAPPPSPSGGRYSCSVTVAPNPAAATPVVALRDLTKRRTASGTAFELSVPALDVPRGGCVALCGESGSGKSTLLDILALASRPDSVKAFALTPRTTQGNDIAALWRRGGTDLLAPLRARHLGYVPQTGGLFAFLRVRDNIALPRRLLGLQDDGTVEHLAERLGVADQLRKKPSALSVGQRQRVAIARALAHGPALVLADEPTASVDPATADTVMALLLEQAAQNGAAVVVASHDWARVKQLGLTRLHPRIERQVDGDGTVVRSIFDQVHP from the coding sequence ATGGGGGATGTCGAAGACGGACTCCCCTGTCCGTCTTCGACATCCCCCATCCGTCAGCGCTTCGCGCCGCCACCTTCCCCCTCCGGGGGAAGGTATTCTTGTAGCGTAACCGTGGCTCCAAATCCTGCTGCTGCTACGCCGGTCGTCGCGCTGCGCGACCTGACCAAGCGGCGCACCGCATCGGGCACCGCCTTCGAGCTGTCGGTTCCCGCGCTCGACGTGCCGCGCGGCGGCTGCGTCGCGCTGTGCGGCGAGAGCGGCAGCGGCAAGAGCACCCTTCTCGACATCCTCGCGCTGGCGTCGCGGCCGGACTCGGTGAAGGCCTTCGCGCTCACCCCCCGGACGACCCAGGGCAACGACATCGCCGCGCTGTGGCGGCGCGGCGGCACCGACCTGCTGGCGCCGCTTCGCGCGCGCCATCTCGGCTACGTGCCGCAGACCGGCGGCCTGTTCGCCTTCCTGCGCGTGCGCGACAACATCGCGTTGCCGCGCCGCCTGCTGGGCCTGCAGGACGACGGCACGGTCGAGCATCTCGCCGAGCGGCTGGGTGTAGCCGACCAGCTGCGCAAGAAGCCCTCGGCGCTCTCGGTGGGCCAGCGACAGCGCGTCGCCATTGCGCGCGCGCTGGCGCATGGGCCCGCCCTGGTGCTCGCCGACGAGCCCACCGCCTCGGTCGACCCGGCGACCGCCGACACCGTCATGGCCCTGCTGCTGGAGCAGGCGGCGCAGAACGGCGCGGCGGTGGTCGTCGCCTCGCATGACTGGGCGCGCGTCAAGCAGCTCGGCCTGACGCGCCTGCATCCGCGCATCGAGCGGCAGGTCGATGGCGACGGCACCGTCGTGCGTTCGATCTTCGACCAGGTGCACCCATGA
- a CDS encoding FtsX-like permease family protein — protein MSARPRRVRDMRRIFGLALADATHEWRSTLCLVLALAAVLAPLLILFGLRYGVVQTLADRMTRDPRNLEIVPIGAGRFDSAFFEKVAGWPDVAFLIPKTRSISATIDIFREGGSPVPAEMVPTAIGDPLLAGMRIPASPRQVVLSSDAARKMGNVRAGQTISGVVGRTVDGRNENVRLALEVVAVLPDAALSGEAVFLPLRTLADTESFREGFAVPDFNAEGPQRPPDPRLYAGFRLYGRTIYDIPVLRDRLLAERVETYTRAAEVEQIQSLDRNLGILFWLVAGIGAAGVLLSLGVSLWGAVERKRRDLALLRLLGFRARATVLFPVTQAALVACLGIGLGWAAQAGAAGVLDRYFASSVGAGEAVSRLLPVHLASAAGATLLCALLAAAIASVRAARIDPSEGLREL, from the coding sequence ATGAGCGCGCGGCCGCGGCGCGTACGCGACATGCGCCGCATCTTCGGCCTGGCGCTGGCCGACGCCACGCACGAATGGCGCTCGACGCTCTGCCTGGTGCTGGCGCTGGCCGCCGTGCTGGCGCCGCTGCTGATCCTGTTCGGGCTGCGTTACGGCGTGGTGCAGACCCTGGCCGACCGCATGACGCGCGATCCGCGCAATCTCGAGATCGTGCCGATCGGCGCCGGGCGTTTCGACTCGGCGTTCTTCGAGAAGGTCGCTGGCTGGCCCGACGTGGCCTTCCTGATTCCCAAGACCCGTTCGATCTCGGCCACCATCGACATCTTTCGCGAGGGCGGATCGCCGGTGCCGGCGGAGATGGTCCCCACGGCGATCGGCGATCCGCTGCTGGCGGGCATGCGCATTCCCGCCTCGCCCCGCCAGGTCGTGCTTTCGTCCGACGCGGCGCGCAAGATGGGCAACGTGCGGGCCGGCCAGACCATCAGCGGTGTCGTCGGCCGCACCGTCGATGGCCGCAACGAGAACGTGCGTCTGGCGCTCGAGGTCGTCGCCGTCCTGCCGGACGCGGCGCTCAGCGGCGAGGCGGTTTTCCTGCCACTGCGCACGCTGGCCGATACCGAGTCGTTCCGCGAAGGCTTCGCCGTGCCCGACTTCAACGCCGAAGGCCCGCAGCGACCGCCGGATCCGCGCCTCTACGCCGGCTTCCGCCTCTATGGCCGCACGATCTACGACATCCCGGTGCTGCGCGATCGCCTGCTGGCCGAGCGCGTCGAAACCTACACCCGCGCCGCCGAGGTCGAGCAGATCCAGTCGCTCGACCGCAACCTCGGCATCCTGTTCTGGCTGGTCGCCGGCATCGGCGCCGCGGGCGTCCTGCTGTCGCTGGGCGTCAGCCTGTGGGGCGCGGTGGAGCGCAAGCGCCGCGACCTGGCGCTGCTGCGCCTGCTGGGCTTCCGCGCCCGCGCCACGGTGCTGTTTCCGGTCACCCAGGCGGCGCTGGTCGCCTGTCTCGGCATCGGCCTGGGCTGGGCGGCGCAGGCTGGCGCGGCTGGCGTGCTCGATCGCTACTTTGCGTCCAGTGTCGGCGCCGGCGAGGCCGTGTCGCGCCTGTTGCCGGTACATCTGGCCTCGGCCGCCGGCGCGACATTGCTGTGCGCGCTGCTGGCGGCGGCCATCGCCAGCGTCCGCGCCGCGCGCATCGATCCGTCGGAAGGACTGCGCGAGCTGTAG
- a CDS encoding VWA domain-containing protein produces the protein MDAIARIAIAAIVALATTWATIETVSAQGGPRTPLLMENKKTLFQRVLTRPEVRLHDKPAGTPGAAVPPMSALYVYDRKSAAGGEWLEVGPGSDGKTTGWLPAAETVPWKQTLTLAFTNPANRERTLFFKDKAELQKLLEADQRAQLAAALRQRIIDPGQLPPDFPVISIEPSTHIDIARQFYLLPILEAGETYLSNNIKARMLRVASLTLKDETEDPLRPKVRRNLYESLKNFRLGVVFVVDTTISMGPYLDRAREAAKKFYDSIERAGLKANYGLVAYRNSIEKTPGLEYLSKVFVQPKEAPDGPTFLAKLRELKATTVSSHSFAEDSIAGLKAAVDEIDWSPFDGRIVILITDAGALRSNDPASSTGLDIDRIRDLADTRKIHIMAVHLKTPIGRADHSSAEKDYTGLTQGRNLPRALYYGIDAGDLAEFGRGVDGVAEGATTLLKAFAAGQAPPPPPPPPPRAGTGARIQRDFQIIGNAMALAYLGTQQGTQAPRMFEAWVGDRDTATPTSAVFDVRLLLTRNQLSDLQETLKRIISSGRRSQIRPQGFFDELRSAAAAMSRDPARIGRRDTARLAEIGLMGEYLDDLPYRSELMGLDQDTWSSWSVAQQEDLLDRLEAKIKLYQRFHNDASLWIQLGGPGARPGDAVYPVPLDTLP, from the coding sequence ATGGACGCAATCGCCCGGATCGCCATCGCCGCCATCGTGGCCCTCGCCACGACGTGGGCGACGATCGAGACCGTCAGCGCGCAGGGCGGCCCGCGTACCCCGCTGCTGATGGAGAACAAGAAGACGCTCTTCCAGCGGGTGCTCACGCGGCCCGAGGTCAGGCTGCACGACAAGCCGGCCGGAACGCCGGGCGCGGCCGTGCCGCCGATGAGCGCGCTCTATGTCTACGACCGCAAGAGCGCCGCCGGCGGCGAATGGCTCGAGGTCGGCCCGGGCAGCGACGGCAAGACCACCGGTTGGCTGCCGGCCGCCGAAACGGTGCCGTGGAAGCAGACGCTCACCCTGGCCTTCACCAACCCCGCCAATCGCGAGCGCACGCTGTTCTTCAAGGACAAGGCCGAGCTGCAGAAGCTGCTCGAGGCCGACCAGCGTGCCCAGCTTGCGGCGGCCCTGCGCCAGCGCATCATCGATCCAGGCCAGCTGCCGCCCGATTTCCCGGTGATCTCGATCGAGCCGTCGACCCATATCGACATCGCCAGGCAATTCTACCTGCTGCCGATTCTCGAGGCCGGCGAGACTTACCTCTCGAACAACATCAAGGCGCGCATGCTGCGCGTCGCCTCGCTGACGCTGAAGGACGAAACCGAGGATCCGCTGCGGCCCAAGGTCCGGCGCAATCTCTACGAGTCGCTGAAGAATTTCCGCCTCGGCGTGGTCTTCGTCGTCGACACCACGATCTCGATGGGCCCCTACCTCGATCGCGCGCGCGAGGCGGCGAAGAAGTTCTACGACTCGATCGAGCGCGCCGGGCTGAAGGCCAATTACGGCCTCGTCGCCTATCGCAACAGCATCGAGAAGACGCCGGGCCTTGAATACCTCAGCAAGGTCTTCGTGCAGCCCAAGGAGGCGCCCGACGGGCCGACCTTCCTGGCCAAGCTCAGGGAGCTGAAGGCGACCACGGTGTCGAGCCACAGTTTCGCCGAGGATTCGATCGCCGGCCTGAAGGCGGCGGTCGACGAGATCGACTGGTCGCCCTTCGACGGCCGCATCGTCATCCTGATCACCGACGCCGGCGCGCTGCGCAGCAACGACCCGGCGTCCTCGACCGGCCTCGACATCGATCGCATCCGCGACCTCGCCGACACGCGGAAGATCCACATCATGGCCGTGCATCTGAAGACGCCGATCGGCCGCGCCGATCACAGCTCGGCGGAGAAGGACTACACCGGCCTGACGCAGGGCAGGAACCTGCCGCGCGCGCTGTACTACGGCATCGACGCCGGCGACCTGGCCGAGTTCGGCCGCGGCGTCGACGGCGTGGCCGAAGGCGCCACCACCCTGCTCAAGGCCTTCGCCGCCGGACAGGCACCGCCGCCTCCCCCGCCGCCGCCGCCGCGCGCCGGCACCGGCGCACGCATCCAGCGCGACTTCCAGATCATCGGCAACGCCATGGCGCTGGCCTATCTCGGCACGCAGCAGGGCACGCAGGCGCCGCGCATGTTCGAGGCCTGGGTGGGCGATCGCGACACCGCCACACCGACCTCCGCCGTCTTCGATGTCCGCCTGCTGCTGACGCGCAACCAGCTCTCCGATCTGCAAGAGACGCTCAAACGCATCATCTCCAGCGGCCGGCGCAGCCAGATCCGGCCGCAGGGCTTCTTCGACGAGCTGCGCAGCGCCGCTGCCGCGATGAGCCGCGATCCGGCGCGCATCGGACGGCGCGATACCGCGCGGCTGGCCGAGATCGGCCTGATGGGCGAGTATCTCGACGACCTGCCCTATCGCTCCGAGCTGATGGGCCTGGACCAGGACACCTGGTCGAGCTGGAGCGTGGCACAGCAGGAGGACCTGCTCGACCGGCTGGAAGCCAAGATCAAGCTCTACCAGCGCTTCCACAACGACGCCTCGCTGTGGATCCAGCTCGGCGGCCCCGGCGCGCGCCCGGGCGACGCCGTCTACCCGGTGCCGCTCGACACCCTGCCGTGA